CTCCGAAATACCCACAAACAGAATTTTTGAACCTTTTTCCCAGCTTCCTTTAAAGTCAGATGTAGGATTGAAGATTTTTGTCCAGTTTTTGTAAGTTTCTTTCCCTATCATGATTTCATAGGTTTTTTGGGCTGATACATTGATTTCAATTTCAAAAGTTAACTTTTGAAAAATAGTTGATTTTTCCATAATCTGATTTTTTGTTAATTCTATATTGAAATTTTTACAATGCAAAGTTGCTTTGGAAAATGCTAAAAAATATGGTAAAAAAATACATTTTCGGGGGGTGATAATGACAGCATTTTGTTTTAAGTTTGTTTTTTCGGAAAAATATAATGAAGAGAATTTCTGTTTATGTACCAAAAATGGCCGCAATTGAGGCCATTTCGCCTGCTTACAGGTTATTTAAAACGGCCAATCAGTTATTGGAGGCAACCGGCAAAGAACCGGCTTTCGAAGTTGAATATGTAGGTTTGGAAAAAGAAATTACCACAAATGATGGTGAATATAACGTAAAAGTAAGTCGTTTGATTGGGGAAATTGAAGAAACGGATATTGTGATAATTCCCGCTTTGTATGGCAATATGCATGCTGCAATTGAGGCCAACTTTGAAGCCATAGACTGGGTAAATAAAATGTACAAAAATGGAGCAGAAGTTGCCAGTTTGTGTGTAGGAGCCTTTCTTTTGGCTTCCACCGGTCTGGTAGAAGGTAAAAAATGTTCGACTCATTGGGCTTATTATCAGGAATTTAAAAATACTTTTCCCAATGTTGAAATTGTAGAAGGAAAAATAATTACCGATGAAGGTAGATTGTATTCAAGTGGAGGTGCCAATTCGATCTGGAATTT
The sequence above is a segment of the Cytophagaceae bacterium genome. Coding sequences within it:
- a CDS encoding helix-turn-helix domain-containing protein, coding for MKRISVYVPKMAAIEAISPAYRLFKTANQLLEATGKEPAFEVEYVGLEKEITTNDGEYNVKVSRLIGEIEETDIVIIPALYGNMHAAIEANFEAIDWVNKMYKNGAEVASLCVGAFLLASTGLVEGKKCSTHWAYYQEFKNTFPNVEIVEGKIITDEGRLYSSGGANSIWNLLLYLLEKYTDRSIAILASKYFAIDIDRNSQHAFTIFSGQKGHKDPEILKIQNFVETNFTEKLSLDQLAEKANLSRRSFERRFKNATSNTLVEYLQRVRVEAAKRNFESSRKNVSEVMYEVGYSDTKAFRDVFKKITGLTPIEYRNKFSKV